In uncultured Fibrobacter sp., the genomic stretch TATTCCGTGCTACCGGGAACCTTGTAAGATGCGTCACCAGTCGAAATGAACAGTTCCGTCCCAGCAAAAAGCTTTTCATCGGACGGATCGTCGTTGGCATAAGTACCCGTACTCACACCAGCAGGATTGTCCAAGAAATTATTGCTTGGATTTGCAAGTCCCCAGGCGTAGGCCTTCTTGGCCGCTTCAAGGCAGGTGCTCGCATAGGTTGCGTCAAAGGGTTTGTACACACGGGAAGCCACGGCCATCACGCCAGCAAAGTCAAACGTCCCGGCAGTACTCTTGCCAATGACATACAACTCATCCCTATCCTGAGCCGGCATCACATCGCCCGGGAAACCAAGGGTCGTGAGCTTGTGGTAAACGCCACCATCGGAGGCCTGCATGGAAAGCATCCAGTCCAGGTTCCACTTGATTTCGGCAAGCAAATCCGGCAACTGACCATCGGCAGGGATATTCCACTTGAGCGTCTTGAAATAGTCGGGAAAATGCTCGTAAAGCGAAAGGAGCGTATAAGTCGTAATGCCCGAATTCACGGTGTAGCGGCCATAGTCACCAGCATCATACCAGCCCTTTGTAGAAGTGATCGTGCCCGATGCCCCCGTAGAGGCATGGAGTTTCACCATCCCATTGGTATGACCTGCGGCACGTTTCCACTGCCCCGCATAGGTTTCCTGAAGTTCAATGGATGCACGCTGGTAATAATACCACTTGAGCGAGGCCTTCGCCACATCTTCGAAAGTTTTATTAGAAATCTTCAAATCGGAACGCAGCACCTGGCCGCCCACCTTGATGGAATACGTTCCCGGATTCTTGAGTTCCGAGAAATCCACCAGCTGCACGTTCTGTCCGCTGGGTTCCCAGTTGGAAGCCGCCGACGGAGTAACCGTGAGCACCGTAGTTCCCGATGCATCCGCGATTTCCACGTTGCCGTTACCATCGACCAGGGTGAATTCCTTG encodes the following:
- a CDS encoding glycoside hydrolase family 9 protein, whose amino-acid sequence is MVKFGLKQYIPFAVALLSVATAANAATAYINQIGYRPGDAKEFTLVDGNGNVEIADASGTTVLTVTPSAASNWEPSGQNVQLVDFSELKNPGTYSIKVGGQVLRSDLKISNKTFEDVAKASLKWYYYQRASIELQETYAGQWKRAAGHTNGMVKLHASTGASGTITSTKGWYDAGDYGRYTVNSGITTYTLLSLYEHFPDYFKTLKWNIPADGQLPDLLAEIKWNLDWMLSMQASDGGVYHKLTTLGFPGDVMPAQDRDELYVIGKSTAGTFDFAGVMAVASRVYKPFDATYASTCLEAAKKAYAWGLANPSNNFLDNPAGVSTGTYANDDPSDEKLFAGTELFISTGDASYKVPGSTEYVSWWGGMDGIATYGKATHASVFGGDADEAKQKILKTADNFVRRGQSGFGVIMNKDDFQWGSNSSAANQGVWLLHAYYLTGESKYYEAAVKAIDYLLGKNPLDMSFLTGFGTKSPKMPHHRPSTADGIADPVPGMLVGGPQPNGEDIGTQSWECKEYRTGKPATSYTDNRCSYATNEVAINWNAPIAYLAGALEAINAGYAPSFAAEGVARNDGSGTTAIKPAMVRNSNVKQGPKLRFADQMLYVEQNGKRFNLKGHRIK